A DNA window from Alligator mississippiensis isolate rAllMis1 chromosome 11, rAllMis1, whole genome shotgun sequence contains the following coding sequences:
- the LOC106737695 gene encoding zinc finger protein 239 isoform X1 gives MGPGSPGVQGAESPRSVPIAGDKVMSKSEEEDAQQEPHGTVLGRAEEDIAQSPEQGEACGNESEPLLPNGANCSKRGSSLPARRGQGVNNLEALSLTRNLSGKRPNLCRECGKSFRWRSRLITHQRLHTGEKPYKCHDCGQSFNESSALTVHQRIHTGEKPFKCPDCGKSFTQSSNLIQHQRIHTEEKPYKCQDCEKSFNDSRHLVRHQRSHSGDKPYQCMDCGKSFSQKSDLTRHRGTHFGEKPFKCADCEKGFSQSSDLIRHQLSHSGEKPYKCPDCGKIFSQSSNLTTHQRIHTGDKPYCCLDCGKSFSQKSDLSRHTGTHLKEKPFKCSECEKSFARSSALIRHQIIHLG, from the exons ATGGGTCCTGGGTCTCCAGGGGTCCAAGGAGCAGAAAGCCCACGAAGTGTCCCTATAG CAGGTGACAAGGTCATGAGTAAGAGTGAGGAGGAGGACGCTCAGCAGGAACCACATGGGACAGTACTGGGAAGAGCTGAAGAAGACATTGCTCAGAGTCCTGAGCAGGGAGAAGCTTGTGGAAATGAGAGtgagccactgctgccaaatGGAGCAAACTGCAGCAAAAGAGGCAGCAGCCTCCCGGCTCGCAGGGGACAAGGAGTGAATAACCTTGAAGCACTTAGTTTGACGAGGAACCTAAGTGGGAAGAGACCAAACCTATGCagggagtgtgggaaaagcttccgCTGGAGATCAAGGCTTATTACACATCAGCGACTCCACACCGGAGAGAAACCCTATAAATGTCATGACTGTGGGCAGAGCTTCAACGAGAGCTCTGCCCTGACCGTGCACCAGAGGATCCACACGGGCGAGAAGCCTTTCAAGTGCCccgactgtgggaagagcttcactcagagTTCAAACCTCATCCAACATCAAAGGATCCACACAGAGGAGAAGCCCTACAAGTGTCAAGACTGTGAGAAAAGCTTTAACGACAGCCGGCACCTTGTCCGGCACCAGAGATCCCACTCTGGAGACAAGCCATACCAATGTATGgattgtgggaagagcttcagtcagAAATCGGATCTCACAAGACACCGAGGAACCCACTTTGGGGAGAAACCTTTTAAATGCGCTGACTGTGAAAAGGGCTTCAGCCAGAGCTCCGATCTCATCCGACACCAGCTCAGCCACTCAGGAGAAAAGCCCTACAAGTGCCCCGACTGTGGGAAAATCTTCAGCCAGAGCTCGAACCTCACCAcccaccagcgcatccacacgggaGACAAACCCTACTGCTGCCtggactgtgggaagagcttcagtcagAAATCGGATCTCAGCAGACACACAGGAACCCACCTCAAGGAGAAACCTTTCAAATGCTCTGAGTGTGAGAAGAGCTTTGCTCGGAGCTCAGCACTAATTAGACACCAGATCATCCACTTAGGTTAG
- the LOC106737695 gene encoding zinc finger protein 239 isoform X2 — MGPGSPGVQGAESPRSVPIGDKVMSKSEEEDAQQEPHGTVLGRAEEDIAQSPEQGEACGNESEPLLPNGANCSKRGSSLPARRGQGVNNLEALSLTRNLSGKRPNLCRECGKSFRWRSRLITHQRLHTGEKPYKCHDCGQSFNESSALTVHQRIHTGEKPFKCPDCGKSFTQSSNLIQHQRIHTEEKPYKCQDCEKSFNDSRHLVRHQRSHSGDKPYQCMDCGKSFSQKSDLTRHRGTHFGEKPFKCADCEKGFSQSSDLIRHQLSHSGEKPYKCPDCGKIFSQSSNLTTHQRIHTGDKPYCCLDCGKSFSQKSDLSRHTGTHLKEKPFKCSECEKSFARSSALIRHQIIHLG; from the exons ATGGGTCCTGGGTCTCCAGGGGTCCAAGGAGCAGAAAGCCCACGAAGTGTCCCTATAG GTGACAAGGTCATGAGTAAGAGTGAGGAGGAGGACGCTCAGCAGGAACCACATGGGACAGTACTGGGAAGAGCTGAAGAAGACATTGCTCAGAGTCCTGAGCAGGGAGAAGCTTGTGGAAATGAGAGtgagccactgctgccaaatGGAGCAAACTGCAGCAAAAGAGGCAGCAGCCTCCCGGCTCGCAGGGGACAAGGAGTGAATAACCTTGAAGCACTTAGTTTGACGAGGAACCTAAGTGGGAAGAGACCAAACCTATGCagggagtgtgggaaaagcttccgCTGGAGATCAAGGCTTATTACACATCAGCGACTCCACACCGGAGAGAAACCCTATAAATGTCATGACTGTGGGCAGAGCTTCAACGAGAGCTCTGCCCTGACCGTGCACCAGAGGATCCACACGGGCGAGAAGCCTTTCAAGTGCCccgactgtgggaagagcttcactcagagTTCAAACCTCATCCAACATCAAAGGATCCACACAGAGGAGAAGCCCTACAAGTGTCAAGACTGTGAGAAAAGCTTTAACGACAGCCGGCACCTTGTCCGGCACCAGAGATCCCACTCTGGAGACAAGCCATACCAATGTATGgattgtgggaagagcttcagtcagAAATCGGATCTCACAAGACACCGAGGAACCCACTTTGGGGAGAAACCTTTTAAATGCGCTGACTGTGAAAAGGGCTTCAGCCAGAGCTCCGATCTCATCCGACACCAGCTCAGCCACTCAGGAGAAAAGCCCTACAAGTGCCCCGACTGTGGGAAAATCTTCAGCCAGAGCTCGAACCTCACCAcccaccagcgcatccacacgggaGACAAACCCTACTGCTGCCtggactgtgggaagagcttcagtcagAAATCGGATCTCAGCAGACACACAGGAACCCACCTCAAGGAGAAACCTTTCAAATGCTCTGAGTGTGAGAAGAGCTTTGCTCGGAGCTCAGCACTAATTAGACACCAGATCATCCACTTAGGTTAG
- the LOC106737695 gene encoding zinc finger protein 239 isoform X3 gives MSKSEEEDAQQEPHGTVLGRAEEDIAQSPEQGEACGNESEPLLPNGANCSKRGSSLPARRGQGVNNLEALSLTRNLSGKRPNLCRECGKSFRWRSRLITHQRLHTGEKPYKCHDCGQSFNESSALTVHQRIHTGEKPFKCPDCGKSFTQSSNLIQHQRIHTEEKPYKCQDCEKSFNDSRHLVRHQRSHSGDKPYQCMDCGKSFSQKSDLTRHRGTHFGEKPFKCADCEKGFSQSSDLIRHQLSHSGEKPYKCPDCGKIFSQSSNLTTHQRIHTGDKPYCCLDCGKSFSQKSDLSRHTGTHLKEKPFKCSECEKSFARSSALIRHQIIHLG, from the coding sequence ATGAGTAAGAGTGAGGAGGAGGACGCTCAGCAGGAACCACATGGGACAGTACTGGGAAGAGCTGAAGAAGACATTGCTCAGAGTCCTGAGCAGGGAGAAGCTTGTGGAAATGAGAGtgagccactgctgccaaatGGAGCAAACTGCAGCAAAAGAGGCAGCAGCCTCCCGGCTCGCAGGGGACAAGGAGTGAATAACCTTGAAGCACTTAGTTTGACGAGGAACCTAAGTGGGAAGAGACCAAACCTATGCagggagtgtgggaaaagcttccgCTGGAGATCAAGGCTTATTACACATCAGCGACTCCACACCGGAGAGAAACCCTATAAATGTCATGACTGTGGGCAGAGCTTCAACGAGAGCTCTGCCCTGACCGTGCACCAGAGGATCCACACGGGCGAGAAGCCTTTCAAGTGCCccgactgtgggaagagcttcactcagagTTCAAACCTCATCCAACATCAAAGGATCCACACAGAGGAGAAGCCCTACAAGTGTCAAGACTGTGAGAAAAGCTTTAACGACAGCCGGCACCTTGTCCGGCACCAGAGATCCCACTCTGGAGACAAGCCATACCAATGTATGgattgtgggaagagcttcagtcagAAATCGGATCTCACAAGACACCGAGGAACCCACTTTGGGGAGAAACCTTTTAAATGCGCTGACTGTGAAAAGGGCTTCAGCCAGAGCTCCGATCTCATCCGACACCAGCTCAGCCACTCAGGAGAAAAGCCCTACAAGTGCCCCGACTGTGGGAAAATCTTCAGCCAGAGCTCGAACCTCACCAcccaccagcgcatccacacgggaGACAAACCCTACTGCTGCCtggactgtgggaagagcttcagtcagAAATCGGATCTCAGCAGACACACAGGAACCCACCTCAAGGAGAAACCTTTCAAATGCTCTGAGTGTGAGAAGAGCTTTGCTCGGAGCTCAGCACTAATTAGACACCAGATCATCCACTTAGGTTAG